The DNA region CGCCTTCGGCGGACTTTCTCCACACGGCAAAATCCAGAGGGCTTTCTTTTTCCTTGTCCACTTCCACCCGCGCTCCCGGCTTAAGATCAGCGGTGTTTCTGCCCGACAGTTTGCCGTAATCCTGAAACTTTCCTATTCTGTAATACACGCTGCCGGCGATCTCATAAGCAAAACCCTTTTCCATAAGTTTTGACACCGCCTCTATTATGTCGCCTATGTGTTCCGACACCTTAGGCGAAACATCGGCGTCATCAACACCGAGCCGCCTGATATCGGTGTAATACTCGTCTATAAACCTGCTCGAAAGCGTCAGGCAGTCCGTGTTTTTTTCAGCGGCGCGCGCTATTATCTTATCGTCTATGTCCGTAAAATTCTGCACATACTTCACGTTATACCCCGCGCTTTTGAGAAATTTCCTTATTGCGTCAAAAACGACATAGCATCTGCCGTGACCCAGATGCGTGTAATCGTAGGGCGTGATACCGCAGACATACATGCCGGCCTCGCCTTCTTTCAGCGGGGCAAAATCTTCCTTTTTCTTCGTCAGCGTGTTATAAAAAAATATTTTCCTCATATTAACCTTCTATCAGGCAGGCGCAGAAACAGCCTATGCCCGCACCGGCGATACCGAGCCCCTCCGGCCTTGTCGCCTTGACGCTCACGGCGGATCTGGGAATTTTTAGAAGCGACGCGAGCTTCACCTGTATCTTTCCGTAATGCTTTGAAAGATGGGGTTTTTCCGCGAACACTATACAGTCTATGTTGACGACCTTAGCCTTTGTGATCTTCATTGTTTCGGCAAGGAGTTTAAGTGACGATATTCCCTTGAGCTTAGGGTCGGTGTCGGGAAAATATTTACCCTTGTCTCCTTTGCCTGCGGCGCCCAGAAGAGCGTCAATGACAGCGTGTATCAGCGCGTCCCCGTCGGAATGGCCATGAAGGCCCCTGTCCGAGGGGATTTTGACACCGCCCAGATAAAGGGTTAGCCCCTTTTTCAGAGGATGCACATCAAAACCTATGCCTACTCTCAAACTATTTCACCTCAAAATAAACGCTGTCGCCTATTTTTCCGCCGCTCTCAAGATAAACGGCCCATTCGCCCGCCGGCAAAATCATCGGCAGCCTTATCTCAACGGCTTTACCCGCGTACATGGAAAAACCTTTTTCAAAAGTGTTCAGCCACACGCTTTCCCATTTGTACGCCGCAGGCGAACCCTGAGCCAGCGGTATTTTCACATAATACAGCAGATCATCCGGCGCCTTAAGCTTTGAATACAGGACATCAGACCCCCTGCCTTTCCGCGCTATATAAAGATTAGCGGTTTTCTCAAAATCGCCCTCCGCGAAAATGTAGCCGCAATTTGAGCCGCGGGCGTAATAAAGCGCGCTGATGTCCACACCCTCCGGGCCGTCGCGGCGGGGGTCTATGAACCTGTCGGCACCGCTCCAGAACTTTTCATTCGGCGCCCCGTCAAGAAAAATATCGGCATATTCAAAGAGCGGCTTGAGGACCTGCGAAGGGCTGAAATCTCCGTAGGAAAAATGCACCTCTGTCAGCAGCCGGTCGGACGGAGACAGATCTTTTTTTCTGTACGCCACTTCGGCGGATGTCTCTCTGAGCGTGAGGAAATACGGATAATTCGCGGCGAACTTTAAGGCAGGCGCACGGCCGTTCAAAGGAAAAGCCAGTTCTTTTATTTCACCGAACTCTTTTGAGGAGCTCCTGAAAGAACCGGAATAATCCCCGAGCGATGTTCTCATATGTATCCCGGGATTTCCCGCAGGCAGAACATTCAACGCCACATCGCATGAAATAGAGCTTTGTCCGGAATTTTGAAGGGAACAGTAGTATTTGACCACATTTTTGCCTTTTGCCATGACAAATGTTTTCTTTATTTCCAGCGGATAATCTTTTAAAAAAGCGGAAAGACGCCAATAATCCTCTTTCGCGTCCTTTTTAATTTCCCATCCCTTGTCGTAGGAGCGGAAATTAAAATAAGTTTTCAAGGCATAATCGGTTTTTCCGCCCGAAGGATTGCCGGCGGCGATGATGCCTTCCGACGGCACCGTTATCAGAACAGGATTCAGGTTTTCCGCCGCGAAATATATCCTGAAATAACCGTTACTCACGGCTAAAATACTTTCCCCGTCCAACGCGAGATCAAAACTCTCCGAGAAATCGTAAAAAGCCTGTGTCAGAGCCAGCATCTCCGGGATAAAGAGAGCCGCGTCGGGCGAGGCAAAATATTTGCTCTGGCCCATCTTATAGATATTTTCAGAAAGTGAGGCCGGAAACTCCGAAGCCATAGACTGGAATTTTCGCCACTCCGCCAGGAACAATTCCTGGAATTTACCGAGTTTGCCCGGAACCGGCTCAAGTATAGAGGGAAGTTCCTTAA from Candidatus Omnitrophota bacterium includes:
- the ispF gene encoding 2-C-methyl-D-erythritol 2,4-cyclodiphosphate synthase; amino-acid sequence: MRVGIGFDVHPLKKGLTLYLGGVKIPSDRGLHGHSDGDALIHAVIDALLGAAGKGDKGKYFPDTDPKLKGISSLKLLAETMKITKAKVVNIDCIVFAEKPHLSKHYGKIQVKLASLLKIPRSAVSVKATRPEGLGIAGAGIGCFCACLIEG